TTCTTTAACTCTCGTATGTTACCAGGCCACTCAAAATCATAAAAAGCATCGATGGCATCAAGCGTGATTGTCTTATCGAATCCATAGGTTGCATTGTACTCTTGTAAGAAATGCTCGGTCATCGCATGGATCTCTTTTTTTCGCTCCCGCAATGGTGGAATGTGAATGGGGACGACGTTTAACCGGTAGTAAAGGTCTTCGCGAAAGTCACCCGTCTTCACTAGCTGTTTGAGATTTTTATGAGACGCAGCAATAATCCGCACATCAATATGCTTTAGCTTGGACGAACCAACTGGATAAAAGGCTTGGTCTTCAATAACTTTCAATAGTTTTACTTGCAGCTCTAACGGCAAGTCTCCGATTTCATCCAAGAATAAAGTTCCGTGATCAGCCACTTCCAATAGTCCTTTTTTGCCTCTGGATAAAGCTCCGGTAAATGCACCGGCTTCATAGCCAAATAGTTCCGCTTCGATCAAGTTGGTAGGGAGGGCTCCGCAATTCAGCTCTAGAAAACTGTTGCTGCTACGATTCGATTTCTCGTGAACATGCTTCGCAATCATCGTCTTGCCAACCCCAGTTTCCCCATGCATGAGAATCTGGGCATCCGTCTTGGCAACACGCTCGATAATGCTCAGGAGGTTTTTCATTTTATCGCTAACGTAAAACGGGGATTCTTCTGTTTTCGAGTACGCTTCTTTTGAACTTTGTCGTAGATTTTTCAATTCTTGAAGGTCTTCTACTTGATGCTTCAGCTCTAATAACTCTGTAATGTCTCGTACACTATTAATCACGTAGAGGATTTCTCCGTTGTTAGAAAAAATCGGTGTACCGGAAACAATGATATTTCTGCCATTGGCAATTTTTTGCATGAGCGTCACGGGTCTTTCTTCTTTTAGAACTTGAAGAGAGGCAGACTTGGATATATAACCAGCATTAATC
This DNA window, taken from Pontibacillus yanchengensis, encodes the following:
- a CDS encoding sigma-54 interaction domain-containing protein, with product MQLHKNAHISRAIEQFSDSTVEMIEVVDDQGEVIGTLSIENMREILDSEDLSQSLGDILQAQLRRNKEGTNKIDHQYSEILDSPIFTDIINSLHDGVFITNGDGVTVKVNKAYERITDLKAEQLIGYHMDDVINAGYISKSASLQVLKEERPVTLMQKIANGRNIIVSGTPIFSNNGEILYVINSVRDITELLELKHQVEDLQELKNLRQSSKEAYSKTEESPFYVSDKMKNLLSIIERVAKTDAQILMHGETGVGKTMIAKHVHEKSNRSSNSFLELNCGALPTNLIEAELFGYEAGAFTGALSRGKKGLLEVADHGTLFLDEIGDLPLELQVKLLKVIEDQAFYPVGSSKLKHIDVRIIAASHKNLKQLVKTGDFREDLYYRLNVVPIHIPPLRERKKEIHAMTEHFLQEYNATYGFDKTITLDAIDAFYDFEWPGNIRELKNLIEQLVVTTTEDHITRDDLPEELLQSRNHAPGEHDDIIPLKQAIEQVERTMITKAMRKYKTTRKVAEVLEVSQSTIVQKMKKWGE